The Psychroflexus sp. ALD_RP9 region ACAACACTATCATTTACTTCAGCCGGAATACTAAATCGTCCATTTTTTCGTGTAGTTGTACCTTGTTTATTAGTTATATTAACAATATTAATTTGGTAATTTTCAAGTGAATCGGCAATAATCTTTCCTTCAAAATAGTTTTGAGCAAAAGACATACTTGAGCTTATAAAGCAAAAAATAACTAATAATAAAAAAGTTTTCAACTATTCTTCTTTTTAAACTGCTCAGCTTTAACGAGTAAAAAACGAATTAAGTCAAGCTCATTATCTTTTTTTAATAGGTTTTCAGTTAAACCATTGTTTTCAACAAAAGTGATGAATGGATTAATATTTTCAGGATTTATATTCAACTGCTGTTTAAAAAACTCATCTTGAAAAATACCGCGGAGTTGTTTTTGGGTTCTAGTTTTAGGTTGCTTTGAGGACAAATCTTCTTTAAAAATAGCTCTAAACATGTTAGCAACGTTTAACCCATTTTTAATAAACCTTACTTCTGTGGGACTTTCTTGAACAGTAATTGGCACGTAATTAGGATTATTAGCCTCGTAGCTTTGCATAATTTCTCGAGTATCACTTAAACGCGGATTAACATCAACCAAATTAATTTTTTCTAAATCTAATTCAATATTTCCATTTAAATCATAAGGTGTAACCACAACTTCTTCTAGCTCGTTAACGCCAATATTAATCGTGATAATCATTTGTTTAGAATTTACAATTCCACGATCTACAATAACACTAAAATCTTGGTATTGTACTGCCTTAAATTCAATTTTATCATCAAGACCAACAGCTAGTTTAAATGTGCCATCTGCATTGGTTATGGTACCATATCCAGTTGTGGTATTAAGAACTTCGATTAAAGAAGCTTGTTCATTTTTTGGAACAATAACTTTACCTTTTATAGAAATTCTGTTTTGCGCAACAACGCTAAAACCAATTAAAAAAAATAATAATATTTTATTCATGCTGTAAGTTTATATAAAAATATTAAATGTCTATTAAAATACTGAAATTTATAGGCATAAACTTTTGTTAAGCTGTCTACAATGCTAAATTTACACTTAAAAAGATGAACTGCATTATTGCAAGCACTTCAACTATTCATGGCTCTAATTACCTTGAATATTTAAAACCAAAGTTAATTGATTTCTTCAAATATAAATCTAAACTCGTTTTTATCCCTTTTGCAAGACCTAGCGGAATAAGCCATGATGAATATACCTTAAGAGTAAAAGAATCTCTAGGTGATGTGTTTAATGAGATTAAAGGCTTACATGAGTTTAAGCACCCAATTGAAGCCATTACACAAGCTGAAGCAATTTTTACAGGTGGTGGAAATACATTTTTATTAACTAAAGAACTACATGAACAAGGTTTAATTGAGCCATTAACAATGGCAATTCAAAAAGGTACAAATTACTTAGGGACTTCAGCTGGTAGTAATATTTGTGGGCCAAACATGAAAACTACTAACGACATGCCGATAGTTTATCCGCCAAGCTTTAAAACACTTGGCATACTCAATTTTAACATTAATGCTCATTATTTAGACCCAAACCCGAACTCAACCCACAAAGGCGAAACTCGTGAAACGCGTCTTAAAGAGTTTTTAACACAAAACAACCAATCTGTAGTTGGCTTACGAGAAGGCTCTTACTTAGAGATTGAAGGTCGAAAAATCACTTTAAAAGGTAAGCTAACCGCACGCATTTTCGAAGCAGATAAAACACCTTATGAATTAGAGTCTGGACAAACTTTAAATTACTTGTAATGGATTTTCAAAACCTCCTGAATATCATATATAAAGATTGTAAAAGTACTTCAACTGAAGGTAAAGTTGCTAATTACATTCCAGAATTGGCAAAAATAGATCCCAATAAATTCGGAATGGCTCTAATAACAAAAGATGAAAGTCTCTATCACGTTGGCGATTCTACTGAAGCTTTTTCTATACAAAGTATTGTAAAAGTTATAAGTTTGTGTATAGCCAAAGAATATCTTGGTAAGGACTTGTGGAAGCGAGTTTCTGTAGAACCTAGCGGTACGCCGTTTAATTCCTTAACAGAACTTGAACGCGAGAATGGCATCCCAAGAAATCCCTTTATTAATGCAGGTGCTTTAGTTGTAACAGACGTTCTAATTGATATCTTAGAATATCCTAAACAAGACTTTTTAAAGTTTGTGCGTCGATTAACTAAAGACAATAGTATTAAATACAACGCTGAAGTTGCTAGTAGCGAACAAAAACACGGTTACCGAAATACGGCTTTAATCAACTATATGAAGGCTTTAGGTAATATTAATAACTCACCTGCTGAAGTTTTAGATTTGTATTATCACATGTGTGCAATTGAAATGAACTGTGAGCAACTCGCTAGAACATTTTTGGTATTTGCCAATCAAGGTCGTCTTGCAAATTCTAATGAAGAGGTTATTTCTGCTAAAAGCGTAAAACGAATTAACGCAATTATGCAGACCTGCGGTTTCTATGATGAAGCAGGAGAGTTTGCTTATAAAGTTGGTTTACCTGGTAAAAGTGGTGTTGGCGGTGGCATTGTGGCAGTACATCCTAACGCTTATTCTGTCGCGGTTTGGAGCCCCAAACTTAATCGAAAAGGAAATTCACAATTAGGAATATCAGCCTTAGAAAGCTTAACAAGTTTATCAGGCTTGTCAGTTTTTTAAACGAAAGTGTTAAGAGGCTAATAAGTCAAGCTAATTTTTAAAAATATTAGTTTAATTTAGCAATTTAAAATCAATTATATGAGCAATAAACCTAATAAAGTTCAAGATTTAATAGACAATAAATTTCTAGAAGAACGTAAAGTATTTTTAAACGGTCAAGTTGACGGTAAAAGTGCTAAACACCTTATCGATCGTCTACTCTACTTAGACCTTTTAGAAACTAAAGATATTCAACTTTATATTAATAGCCCTGGTGGTTATGTAACCGATGGTTTTGCTATTTACGATACCATAACCTCACTTAACAGTGATGTTTCTACTATTTGTTCTGGCTTAGCAGCTTCAATGGGCTCTATTTTATTATCAGTTGGTGCAAAGGGTAAGCGTTATATTCAGCCACATGCTAAGATCATGATACACCAACCTCTCGGAGGCGCTCAAGGTCAGGCTTCAAACATTGAAATTCAAGCACGTGAGATTCTTAAAACAAAAGAGTTAAGTGCCCAAATTTTAGCAGATAATTGTGGTCAAGATTTTGATAAAGTCATGAAAGACTTTAGTCGAGATTATTGGATGGATGCTCAAGAATCTCTAGAATACGGTATTGTTGATGGCATTCTAAAATAATATTCATGAAAATACGACCCACTTCTGCTAAAGAATGCTTGCCACTAAGACAAGAAGTTCTTAGAAATGGGAAAGATTTTAGCTTTTGTAAATTTAAAGGCGACACCTTAAATAGCACTTATCACTTAGGTGCATTTAAACAAGAAAAAATCATTGGTATTGTTAGTCTATTTGAGGCTAATATATCGCATTTTACGAATCACTCGCAATATCAATTACGTGGTATGGCTATCAGTCCAGGATTTCAAGGCCAAGGTATTGGCAGAAATTTGTTAACAAATGCTGAAGATTTACTTATTACTAATCAAATTAAATTAGTTTGGTGTAATGCAAGAACTTCAGCGCTTGATTTCTACAAAAAGCAACATTATCAAAGCTTAGGTGAAAAGTTCCAGATTGAAGGAGTTGGACCACATATTAAACTTTACAAATTTCTTTAATTGTGAAGCGATCAAAATTTTTACAACTTACAAGTTTTGCATCAGCTTTTATTGTAAATCCGCTCATATGGCCTCAAAGCACTAAAGTTAAGATAGAACAATTAATGGGCCTAAATCAATCTCATTTAAACGCTCAAAATACTTTAGAAAATCAAACTTACATCGCTTATTTAAGTTTAAAAGATGCGGCTAAAAAAGCTGGAATAGACTTAAAAATCGTTTCTGCTTATCGAAGTTTTCAAGATCAGAAACGAATTTTTGAAACTAAATTTAAGCGCAACAAATCTAAAGGCTTATCTGATGCTGAAAATATTAAAAATATTATTAATTACTCTACAATACCAGGCACATCAAGACATCATTGGGGTACAGATTTTGATATAATTGATGCTAACGTTAAAAAACCCAAAGGTGATTTATTACTTGAAAAACATTATCACGGCAATGGAGTTTACTGTAAATTATTTGAATGGATGCAAGAAAACGCTTCTAAATATGGGTTTAAATTAGTCTACACCAATAATTTTCATCGCAA contains the following coding sequences:
- a CDS encoding M15 family metallopeptidase; the protein is MKRSKFLQLTSFASAFIVNPLIWPQSTKVKIEQLMGLNQSHLNAQNTLENQTYIAYLSLKDAAKKAGIDLKIVSAYRSFQDQKRIFETKFKRNKSKGLSDAENIKNIINYSTIPGTSRHHWGTDFDIIDANVKKPKGDLLLEKHYHGNGVYCKLFEWMQENASKYGFKLVYTNNFHRKGFKYEPWHYSYQPVAKTFFSIQQSNEFRSKWNQLQFVGKSNITSKILNNYFNEHLRDINPSLK
- the pepE gene encoding dipeptidase PepE, translating into MNCIIASTSTIHGSNYLEYLKPKLIDFFKYKSKLVFIPFARPSGISHDEYTLRVKESLGDVFNEIKGLHEFKHPIEAITQAEAIFTGGGNTFLLTKELHEQGLIEPLTMAIQKGTNYLGTSAGSNICGPNMKTTNDMPIVYPPSFKTLGILNFNINAHYLDPNPNSTHKGETRETRLKEFLTQNNQSVVGLREGSYLEIEGRKITLKGKLTARIFEADKTPYELESGQTLNYL
- a CDS encoding ClpP family protease, encoding MSNKPNKVQDLIDNKFLEERKVFLNGQVDGKSAKHLIDRLLYLDLLETKDIQLYINSPGGYVTDGFAIYDTITSLNSDVSTICSGLAASMGSILLSVGAKGKRYIQPHAKIMIHQPLGGAQGQASNIEIQAREILKTKELSAQILADNCGQDFDKVMKDFSRDYWMDAQESLEYGIVDGILK
- a CDS encoding glutaminase; translated protein: MDFQNLLNIIYKDCKSTSTEGKVANYIPELAKIDPNKFGMALITKDESLYHVGDSTEAFSIQSIVKVISLCIAKEYLGKDLWKRVSVEPSGTPFNSLTELERENGIPRNPFINAGALVVTDVLIDILEYPKQDFLKFVRRLTKDNSIKYNAEVASSEQKHGYRNTALINYMKALGNINNSPAEVLDLYYHMCAIEMNCEQLARTFLVFANQGRLANSNEEVISAKSVKRINAIMQTCGFYDEAGEFAYKVGLPGKSGVGGGIVAVHPNAYSVAVWSPKLNRKGNSQLGISALESLTSLSGLSVF
- a CDS encoding GNAT family N-acetyltransferase, whose protein sequence is MKIRPTSAKECLPLRQEVLRNGKDFSFCKFKGDTLNSTYHLGAFKQEKIIGIVSLFEANISHFTNHSQYQLRGMAISPGFQGQGIGRNLLTNAEDLLITNQIKLVWCNARTSALDFYKKQHYQSLGEKFQIEGVGPHIKLYKFL